CATTATTGCTCATTTCGTTAGCAGAAAATCTGAAGAAGGAACGAATGATAtcatctccctttttttgagaaCATACCAATTGTGCTGCCCCTACAGTTTGTTAAAGCTCTGCAGTTGTAGCAGCGAATTTTTTGCTTAGCCCATCGGCCCGCATTTGAGCGAATTGCGACGTAATCGCGCAAGCATACGGCAGCGTACATATTTTGAAAGGGTACTTCTTTGAAAGGGTACTTCTTTGAAAGGGTACTTCTTTGAAAGGGTACTTCTTTGAAAGGGTACTTCTTCGAAAGGGTACTTCTTCGGAAGGGTACATACTTCGAAATCCTCTGGGCGTAACAGCGCAAGCGTGCACACTTATACGAGCACCCGCGTGACCGTACAATCAGCCGCAGCGCACACCCCCCTCTCGACAAAATGGCGTGCAACAACGAGGCAATCAAAAAATTTGTGCAGAAAATTATAGACGAGAATATCATTGCGGTGTTTTCGAAAACGTAAGCATGGAAGGAGAGCTCCCTGAtgtgttttaaaataaaaaaaaaataagataaaataagAGGGAGCATTTTCGAAGGTTGCATAGGTCATTTCTTCACATGACTAACCGTTtcgttgcctttttttttttcccccatagGGAATGCCCATACTGCATTAAGGCAATCTCCATTTTGAAAGGCTATAACGTGAGCAATATGGTAAGCAATTTTCGAAGTGGGCCAACACCGCTCACACACATGGGCGTCATCTTGTATGAGTACGTGGACGCATCAGTACGATGTGCACGTAGGAATTCAAAAGTGAGACGATTTttatcccccccctttccctCTTGTAGCATGTAGAACAAATCGAGAAGAACCCCAACATGGCGGACATCCAAGCCTACTTAAAAGACCTAACAGGTAGGAAAGGAACACTATACGCAGGAGCATTTTGCCCATCGTGCGGGGCGCCACTTGGCAAAACTAGAGCGTGATTTAGCGCTTCATTTGACGCGTGattttcctccattttagGAAAGAGCTCCGTGCCACGGATATTCATCAATAAGGAGATTGTCGGCGGGTGTGACGACTTGGTAAGGCAGAGCGGAGGATGACAAAAGCGCTGCGCGGTGTGgccaaatgtgaaaaaaaaaaaaaaaatatgaacagctgtaaaaaaaggcgaaaaaaatatgaacagttgtaaaaaaaaaaaaatacgatcCACTTAACAACTTAGCAAAGTGGCTAGCTGCTAACAAATGCATGCCCCTTTTAACCGCACAGGTGAAGGAGAACGAAGAGGGAAAGCTCCAAGAGCGCCTGAAGAAACTGGGCCTCCTCAGTTAAATCgaaggaaaggcaaaaacCTGGGATGAGGAGCATCCGCTCTTAGGGCGCCCCTAACTGGCACTGCTATCTTACAGTATCGTTTTCGCCCTAGCCcgattgaaaaaaaaggcggaatTAATTTGCTCGTTTTGTGTAGACCATGCAGCGTTCCTGTTGTACGAgtgtgtgtaaatttttcgCCAAACCGGCACCAACGTTAAAGTGTGCATATGTAAAGGAATCTACGCGTTACGCGCGCATCattgtgtgcacatatatacgtacccGTACCagcgcgcaaaaaaaaggagaactttgtcgcccccttttttaaagaaaccGTTAGCAAACACTGAAAAGGGTTACAATAGAGCAGCGTGGAAAGGAGCTATTTCGCACACGTGTGTACGGACAAAAGGTATGCAGGGGAGTTTTCCCCTGAGTGGGAATACCCCCGCCCCCCTGTGCGAACTACTTCTCCATCATCTTCGAAATAAAGACCTCTATTATCTTCTCGATCTGCGCGGGTCCCTCGGTCTTTATCACCTCGTTCATGGCCGCCCCCTCGGGAAGGGCACTGTCAAAGACGAATTGAAATTTGTACTTGCTTTGGTCGTCACAGGAGAAGTCCGAAATGACATCATCCACAATGACATGCCCCGTGATCTCCATTTCGACTTggccatttttgttcttcttaaAGGCTTTCCATTCGCAATTAATTTTCAAGTCATAaattataagttttttttttttccgcaagCTGGAACAAGCTTCACCATCAACTTCGGAGCTAAAGAGTTGCAAAGAAATGTTATTGCTCAGTTGTACTGTGGAGATGTccagcatattttttagttcCTCCTTGGCCCACCTGGTCAGGCATTTCTCCTCCCAGTGGTAGTTGTTAACGTTCCAAACGgacccttcttttttttcctcctctttgttCTCCTTTACGTGGTTCGCACTGTTGGCGGTGctggcggcgttggcggtgctggcggcgttggcggtattggcggtgttggcggtgttggcacTGTTTGCGCTATTCGCATTCGCGCCCTGCGGTAGATTCTGGTGCACATTTTGgagtttttcctcttcctccgcCAGGATCTTCTGTTCTTTGCTGGCTGCGCggtgggaaaagaaaaaaaagaaggcaaagtatcgcatatatatatgatgcACACGTGTGTAGTGCGCACGACCATGCGCTCGGCGCGTGTTCACACCGCGTGGACTCTTCCAACACTTCTTCCTCCGAgcacaaaaaattacattcGTTCGAGTCGTGCTTCAGTAAATCCGCTGGGAAATCCTTCaaggcaatttttattttctcctttccatCCTTCCTCAGAATGTCGTAGGCCCGCTTGGACTCCTCCTTGTCTCCAATCAACTCAATGTTGATGGCGTAGTCGTTGTcctgaagggggggaaaaaaagggaaaaaaaaaaaaaagaagtataTCTCCATGGCATATTATTGCTTCCTCACTATGTTGCTCCCTTTTGGGGTGATGCAAATCGTAGGGGGGTTAGCAAAAGAGGCAGTCCACCAGGGAGAAGCAGTTCACCTGTTTACGCCActcttttgccttttttgagacccctcccccctggaAATCCTCCACTTGCTTGTCTTCCTCATGTGGGTACCTCGACGgaacaatttgaaaagtCCAAAATTTCTGCGGTCCCTCCAGCGTATTCCTTCTCTTGCCCCGTTTTGGAGAAGGCCCAGTCGAACTTGATAACGTATTCGAAGGAGtttatttgcttccccttccgGATGGACACGGAGGCCTACACGGTGCGGTGGTGCGGTGGTGCGGCGAAGTGGTGAATTGGTGAAGTGGCACTGCTGCGCGgcggagaagcggtgagccTGTAGAAGGGGTCCACAGACGAGCCACAACAACGCAGGGGGGGCATAACGCGAAGGAGCAGACTCCCACTAGGGGAGGCAACCCTAACTGCATTGTTCGAACGGGGACCCCATCCCCTCCCTCCAGTTTTTACATTTCCGGAAATCTCCACCCTGTCAAAGTAGACGGAAAGGTCTTCCTTTTCGATTTTCAAATCGgacagtttattttttatgtaggtctccccccatttgttgtAGTTCTTTTCTTCCCTGCAAGGAGAGGTGGAGGGGGCGATGAAAGAGGGTACTTGGTGGGGCAGGCCGCCTCAACTGCGTTGCAAAGGGAATGAGCGGCTTGGATTCTCACTAGGACATCATCAGCATAtgcgtacgtacgtgcgtatgtATGTAACCGCGcatgtatgtgtttttttttttttgttttttttcccttggcAGCCCTTTGCATTACCAGTGCCAGCTGTTTCTGTTCCAAACGGATCCCGCCATTTGCTCGCCACGGGTTCTATACACCTGCTATGGCGCGGCGTGCCGTCCAGCCGCCTCCCTACAAAAGAGGTGGTTTCGGTAGGTCCCTCTGGCGCGGCCCGCGAGGTCAAATAGGGTCCCCCCACGGTTTTTCAGAAGTGATGAAAATGTAgcgaaaaatgtggaaaaaaataatatgaacagTGCAGGTAAATCACGCCAAGGAACAAATGTACAACGTTCGTGCGGAGAGAAGTTCATCCCACTTCTACCTCTCTAACGTAGAGGTAAGTGggaaggagggaaaaaaggataagcAGAACGACTGACCGgtgttcctcttttttctcctttgggaTGACGCGACGGTGGATCTGAAATAAAAACGGGGGtcgccagaaaaaaaaaaaaaaaaaaaaaaaaaaaagagaagcatGACTGCAGAACGTAGCAAAGAAGTAACATCACCCCGCGGAAAGAACAGGGGCAAAATTACCAACAGTGGAGAAGCCCCTCCATGAAAATACTCataaagggggagggaaaaaagatgACCCTAGTGAGATCAGCAACCAAAATGAAACTACAAATGTGTGGAGCTTAAGCGGGTGCGTCAAAGAAAAGGAGATATGCCAGGGGTCACCACTGAGGTTCACACCCTTGTGAGGATGATGGGGAGAGGAGTCCACCCCCTGCACTTGGGGTAACCAATGAAAGAACGCCATTAGAGAGCGCAGAATGGATTATGCCTCCTCTTAAAAGAAACAAGGGCGATGATTATGATCGAATGAATGCGGCTTATCGCCACGCATCTGCACCGTTTCGTGGTAAACGTAAAGGTGGAGGACGAACCTACGTAACATCGCGTGTGCTGTGTGGTGGGTCTATGGTCAGCTTTGTCCTCTGCGGGAGGGGAACCGACCCCAGTTTTAATGCCTCCATTTGAAAGGCCCCCCCGGGGAAACACCCCCAAAGGAGCGGCAAAGTTGAGCGTGTAAAATGCCCCCTGTGGTTAGCCCCTCCCACCTGGGAACGCATCAATCAGAGTGGTGACATCCCCCGTAGCGACCACCATGGGGATACTCCTCAAGAAATGTACGATGAGGTAAAAAAGGCATTAAAAAGCCATTCAAGAttgctctccattttgccaacCTGAGGAGGAACCCCCGCCCGAGCTCCAAATGGAGACGTCACTCTgtagcccttttttttacaccgcGAAATGTTTCACTCGTGCGTGGGGTTTTACAACGCAGGTGTTCACCCTCAGCATGACCGCTTAACAGCGTGGGTGTGTTGCACCCCTTTTGGTAAagcccattttttccaacttATGTGTGTCCGTTTCCCAGTGGCGGGGAGTCACTCACCGTTAAGGGGGTCGATTTGATATTCTGTGGAAGGTATAGCCCCCCCGATATATTCCGTTCAGACAAAACGAGCACCTGTGCAGGTGGCACACACGTTACTAACTTTTTGCCGTGTTGAGGGAGAAcatccttcattttgttactTTCCTAActgctcgtttttttttttttttttttttttttttttacttcaaatGAACAGCGGAcgttttttgttcccccgttGGGGGATGCATCAACCGTTTTTTCGTGGCCTCTTGTCGGTGGGAGGTAACTCCATCGGTTGTTCCATACATATCCGTTTTGTATTTTCCGCTTGCCCTCCCCGTTGGGGCTACATCCCCGGGAGAACTCACTTTTACCCAGCTCGCGCGCCTTTTCTGAGCTTAAGCGAGATATGCATACTGGAGAGGAAACCCTTTCACGAAtacatgcaaaatgggggcctt
Above is a window of Plasmodium vivax chromosome 8, whole genome shotgun sequence DNA encoding:
- a CDS encoding hypothetical protein, conserved (encoded by transcript PVX_119435A); this encodes MAGSVWNRNSWHWEEKNYNKWGETYIKNKLSDLKIEKEDLSVYFDRVEISGNASVSIRKGKQINSFEYVIKFDWAFSKTGQEKEYAGGTAEILDFSNCSVEDNDYAINIELIGDKEESKRAYDILRKDGKEKIKIALKDFPADLLKHDSNESSKEQKILAEEEEKLQNVHQNLPQGANANSANSANTANTANTANAASTANAASTANSANHVKENKEEEKKEGSVWNVNNYHWEEKCLTRWAKEELKNMLDISTVQLSNNISLQLFSSEVDGEACSSLRKKKKLIIYDLKINCEWKAFKKNKNGQVEMEITGHVIVDDVISDFSCDDQSKYKFQFVFDSALPEGAAMNEVIKTEGPAQIEKIIEVFISKMMEK
- a CDS encoding glutaredoxin, putative (encoded by transcript PVX_119440A) encodes the protein MACNNEAIKKFVQKIIDENIIAVFSKTECPYCIKAISILKGYNVSNMHVEQIEKNPNMADIQAYLKDLTGEGERRGKAPRAPEETGPPQLNRRKGKNLG